Sequence from the Punica granatum isolate Tunisia-2019 unplaced genomic scaffold, ASM765513v2 Contig00334, whole genome shotgun sequence genome:
AAGTCCAAATGCAGTCCCGCATCCATAACCCATTGGTACTGCCCGCCATTCGATCCAACTTCCATTCTCcgtatcttcttcttctgcatgAGTTGATGGTGGCGGTTTGTTTGCATCCTCTCTCCGCATTCTCTTGGCAATGGAAATCCGCACAGCCCGGGATTTCCCCCGAAGGAGTCGCTCTTGAATGTGTTGAACTGTTTGCCCTTAGGAATGGGTCCCATGAGCCGGTTCATGGAGAGATTTAAGTATGCCAGTGATGTTAGATCAGCTAAGGATCCAGGGATCTCTCCAGAGAGATTATTCAGCGAGAGGTCTAGCCATTCAAGATTAGTCAGATTCCCAAAGGAATACGGGATAGGGCCCGTCAGGTTGTTCTGAGAGAAGTTGAGGCCTGTGAGTAATTTTAGATCCCCGATCACATCAGGTATCTTCCCTTGAAAATGGTTACATGATAAGTCGATGACTGAAAaagctttttgaattttaatcaACTCTAGCATAACCCCTTTCCCAATCACACTAGCAGTATCAAAGATTTGGTTGTCCAGTACGCGATCAACGAAGTTCCCTCGTTTCTCATCTCCCCTCTCATGCCTTTGAAACTAGCGACATATTGGGTTGGGAAAGCACCATGGAAATTGTTATTGGAGAGGTCAAAAATTTGCAGCTTGGAAAAGGGTTGAGGCGATCCGCTAGTATTTACTGGACCATGGAACTTGTTCGACCTTAAAACCAGAATGTACAGGCTGGGGAGAGCTTCAAGCCAACTGGAAATGAATCCTGGAGTTCATTGTTACTGAGATCTAAAGTTTTCAGTTTGCTGCAGTTTGCCAAGAACCTTGGCAATTTGCCTCCTAAATGATTTTGTGATAAGTCGATATTTGTAAAGCTGCAATTGTTTGGAGCTGATAATGTTTCAGGTATTGGGCCTCGAAAGGAATTCATAGATAGGTCTAACTCGAATAAACTGGCGCTCCCATCCACGAGGCACTGAGGTATTCTGCCGGTCAAGCTATTGTTTGACAACTCAAGGGTCACGAGATTGGTCGAATTGCATAACAGAAGAGGAATCTCTCAGGTGAACCTATTGCTTGAGACGGAAAACAGTTCAAATGTGGGTGGTATGATCGGCAGAGCACCTTCAAACTTGTTGATCGTGAAGTCAATATTTGTCAAGTTTGATTGCAGAAAATACTTGGATGGCAAGCTGCCAGCGAAATTATTCATCTTTATGTCCAGGATGTAGAGATGAGGGAAGTCAAGTGCCAAAGGATCAGGTCCCATGAGACCATGGAAGTTGTTTTTACCCAGATTCAGAATCCCTAGCGGGACTGTTCTCAGCCAGTGTGGGAAAGAATCGGTTATGTCATGGAGAAAAAACTAAGAATTTCCAACCTGGTACAGTTAGCTAGGGATTTGGGCATGAACCTTGCATTCGGTTAAAACTCAAGCTCAAGTACCGCGATTTTGCTAAGGTTTTCCCAAGCATGGCGATATGAGACCGCCAAGCTTGTATCTGCTAAAGACAGGTTTTCCAGGGGAATGCATCCGACAAATGGAAGATGGGATATCTCCAGTGAGATCATTACCTCGAAGGTAGAGGGTCGAACATTACTAAGCATGAAGAGGGGTGCTGTTAGGCCGGAGGGTCCCACGGAGAACAATGTACAGGTAAGGTCGACCACGATCACATCACCAGTTACATAGTCACAATGATCCCGTCCCACGTGCAGCAGTCAGTACCTTTCCTCCAAGAGGCTGTCTTCGGATAAGATGTGATATTGGCGCCATCTATATTGCAGAAATACTTGGAATCAATATTGGTGGTGATTCCAAGTGAACTGGCAAACTGCAGTAATGCATTACATTGATCGGCATGACCCAAAACCTTGTGAAAGGAGATGGCATAGGAATACTCATCGACGACTCAAAGAACAGAAGAAGAGACAGAAGAATACAAGTCCTGGCctcattcttttatttttacgAGACTCAAGAAGCAGAGGCACGCCGGCATATAGTTGAGTAGTTGTTTGAGGACGGCTTGGGAGTCTTATGCTGCTGGTCTATTTATAATGAACATAAAAATGCATCTAGAAACATGTATATCTAGAAAGAAAAGTCTCTGCAGGAAAAAGTCCTAAATTTAGGTTTATGGCTGATTTTGTGAGTTCCGGAGGGGGGCGGTGAGCTGGAGGGGTATATGAAATTACCCGAGCAACACAATTGAACATTTGTTATTCTACGAAAGATTCAGTTCTTAGCTTCTTGAGAAAAATTGCACCAGAactatagatatatatatgtatttaggTTAGTAAGACATGGAACAGTTCATAGCGTATACGAAATATAAGTATTAAGTTCAACAGCAGAAGTTCCATAATACTGTTAACTTGATGTGAAAACACAATACAGTGCCCTCTTATTTTAGTTAAGTGGGCGCAACCCATCACCACCGTATTTGGCACGAATCAAGATTAATCCACTGCTAAgtcttattttctttctttattattatctGACTTGACCG
This genomic interval carries:
- the LOC116190150 gene encoding receptor-like protein 33, whose translation is MAPISHLIRRQPLGGKIQAWRSHIAMLGKTLAKSRYLSLSFNRMQVPLGILNLGKNNFHGLMGPDPLALDFPHLYILDIKMNNFAGSLPSKYFLQSNLTNIDFTINKFEGGKLPRFLANCSKLKTLDLSNNELQDSFPVGLKLSPAWKIPDVIGDLKLLTGLNFSQNNLTGPIPYSFGNLTNLEWLDLSLNNLSGEIPGSLADLTSLAYLNLSMNRLMGPIPKGKQFNTFKSDSFGGNPGLCGFPLPRECGERMQTNRHHQLMQKKKIRRMEVGSNGGQYQWVMDAGLHLDFQQDISCFISGDHYGS